In one window of Oncorhynchus kisutch isolate 150728-3 linkage group LG16, Okis_V2, whole genome shotgun sequence DNA:
- the LOC109906686 gene encoding double-stranded RNA-specific editase 1-like, translating into MTEGRAGVKQPRNQPRFFTMEGDEEESMSSSSTDVKENRNLDNVVSSSKEGLGGEGPAHLPNGGSAGCGGGRKRPLEEGNNGHHNNKYRPKKRKKMPGPILPKNALMQLNEIKPGLQYKLLSQTGPVHAPVFVMTVEVNGQLFEGSGPTKKKAKLNSAEKALRSFVQFPNASEAHMAMGRTLTVNTDFTSDQADFPDMLFNGFETPAPPEESFYLGSNGTNGSFSSLGLVEYPLLGSSGATGLSQSSLGLPLTASVPAFVSPAIAKNPVMILNELRPGLKYDFVSESGESHAKNFAMSVVVDTQTFQGSGRNKKLAKARAAQAALSALFNMQLDQTPSRQPIPREGLQLHLPQVLADAVSGLVVDKFSELTDNFTSPHARRKVLAGIVMTTGTDVKEAQVICVSTGTKCINGEYMSDRGLALNDCHAEIIARRSLLRYLYAQLEHFLSNNREEQQKSMFTRCENKQGFRLKDNVQFHLYISTSPCGDARIFSPHEAAFEDQGDRHPNRKARGQLRTKIESGEGTIPVKVSNTIQTWDGVLQGERLLTMSCSDKIARWNVVGIQGSLMCYFTEPVYFSSIILGSLYHADHLSRAMYQRIADIEDLPQTFNLNRPLLSGISNAEARQPGKAPNFSVNWAVGDQGLEVINAMTGKDDLGRPSRLCKHALYSRWVRLYCKLSQTLRIKGAKPSLYHDAKQAALEYHAAKQTLTKEFHKAGLGAWVKKPIEQDQFSLQS; encoded by the exons GTCGAGCTGGTGTGAAGCAGCCCCGTAACCAGCCAAGGTTCTTCACCatggagggagatgaagaagagagCATGA GTTCCAGCAGCACCGACGTTAAGGAAAACCGCAACCTGGACAACGTGGTCTCCTCCTCCAAGGAGGGGTTGGGGGGTGAGGGGCCAGCTCACCTCCCTAATGGGGGCAGTGCAGGTTGTGGAGGGGGCAGGAAGCGTCCCTTAGAAGAGGGTAATAACGGGCATCACAATAACAAGTACAGGCCCAAGAAACGTAAGAAAATGCCCGGGCCCATTCTGCCCAAAAATGCCCTGATGCAGCTGAATGAGATCAAGCCTGGACTGCAGTATAAGCTGCTGTCTCAGACCGGTCCGGTCCACGCGCCCGTGTTCGTCATGACTGTCGAGGTCAATGGGCAGCTGTTCGAGGGCTCCGGCCCCACCAAGAAGAAGGCTAAGCTCAACTCAGCTGAGAAGGCTCTGCGGTCGTTCGTTCAGTTCCCCAATGCCTCCGAGGCGCACATGGCAATGGGTCGGACGCTAACGGTCAACACAGACTTTACCTCCGACCAGGCTGACTTCCCGGACATGTTGTTTAATGGGTTTGAGACCCCGGCCCCTCCGGAGGAGTCCTTCTACCTGGGTTCTAACGGTACCAATGGCTCCTTCAGCTCCCTGGGACTAGTAGAATACCCCCTGCTAGGGAGCTCAGGTGCTACCGGCCTGAGTCAGTCCTCGTTAGGCCTACCACTCACCGCCTCCGTCCCGGCCTTCGTCTCCCCCGCTATTGCCAAGAACCCTGTCATGATCCTCAACGAACTACGACCCGGGCTAAAGTACGACTTTGTGTCAGAGAGTGGAGAGAGCCACGCCAAGAACTTTGCCATGTCCGTGGTGGTGGACACACAGACGTTCCAAGGCTCAGGGCGCAATAAGAAGCTGGCCAAGGCCCGGGCGGCGCAGgctgctctctctgccctctttaACATGCAACTGGACCAGACACCGTCCAGACAACCCATACCCAGAGAGGGCCTGCAGCTGCACCTGCCACAG GTTCTAGCTGATGCTGTGTCCGGTCTGGTAGTTGACAAGTTCAGTGAGCTGACGGATAACTTCACATCCCCTCACGCACGACGGAAAGTCCTAGCAGGCATTGTCATGACAACAG GCACCGATGTCAAGGAGGCACAAGTGATCTGTGTTTCCACGGGGACCAAGTGTATAAACGGCGAGTACATGAGCGACCGTGGCCTGGCTTTGAACGACTGCCATGCTGAGATCATTGCTCGTCGTTCCCTCCTTAGGTACCTGTACGCACAGCTGGAACACTTCCTCAG TAAcaacagagaggagcagcagaAGTCGATGTTCACGAGGTGCGAGAACAAGCAGGGCTTCCGTCTGAAGGACAACGTGCAGTTCCACCTGTACATCAGCACGTCGCCCTGCGGAGACGCACGCATCTTCTCACCCCACGAGGCTGCCTTCGAGG ATCAGGGAGACAGGCACCCTAACAGGAAGGCTCGTGGTCAGCTGAGGACCAAGATAGAGTCTGGGGAGGGGACCATCCCTGTGAAAGTCAGTAACACCATCCAGACCTGGGACGGAGTACTGCAGGGAGAGAGGCTGCTCACCATGTCCTGCAGTGACAAGATTGCCag GTGGAACGTAGTAGGGATCCAGGGCTCTCTGATGTGTTACTTCACAGAGCCCGTCTACTTCTCCAGCATTATCctgggcagcctgtaccacgcAGACCACCTCTCCAGAGCCATGTACCAGAGGATCGCTGACATTGAGGACCTGCCTCAGACGTTCAACCTCAACCGGCCACTTCTGAGCG GAATAAGCAACGCAGAAGCACGGCAACCGGGTAAAGCGCCTAACTTCAGTGTGAACTGGGCTGTGGGAGACCAGGGGTTGGAGGTTATCAACGCCATGACAGGCAAGGACGACTTGGGACGGCCCTCGAGGCTCTGCAAGCACGCCCTCTACAGCCGCTGGGTGCGCCTATACTGCAAG CTTTCACAGACTCTGAGAATCAAAGGTGCCAAACCCAGCTTGTACCATGACGCCAAACAGGCAGCGTTGGAGTACCATGCTGCCAAGCAGACTCTGACCAAGGAATTCCACAAGGCAGGACTGGGAGCCTGGGTCAAGAAGCCTATCGAACAGGACCAGTTCTCACTCCAGTCCTGA